A genomic stretch from Desulfolutivibrio sulfodismutans DSM 3696 includes:
- a CDS encoding NHL repeat-containing protein, producing MAATDVEFSRFAPRDTATYKHIVFNTCMDVFIDSSGNFFVADSMNSRIVKLSSDGAVLASWGSEGSGSGQFNRPGGVVVDATGNIYVADTRNHRIVKMASDGTFITTWGSEGTALGYFQYPYGLALDGAGNIFVADSWNGRIVKMTTAGAVLAAYDGAGSPGGAFKSPQDVAIGSDGNVYVVDGSARILAMTTAGAYVTEWTDLGAASSAIVTEGIAFDGVGNAYVTDYFNARVVKLASDGAYVASWGSFGSDPLQFKQPEGIACDASGNVWVADSVNARLQQLSSAGTYLAAWGSHDPATGHFNYPRGITALADGTVYVADTLNNSIAKLSSSGAILDTLAAGQFHSPFGVAHDASGNLYVADNQNNRIVKLSQSGTVLATWECSEPVGVALDSAGNIYVAEAINCRIVKMSPSGTSLAVWGFSGSGSGQFFYPQGVAVDDSGNIYVGDTGNDRIVKLASDGSVLATWTSTNLIHHPAGVALDQSGNIYVANMESSRVVKLSPSGEVLESWGTTGRADGQFEMPASLAFGPEGELYVVDGENNTVLVAPNIVQTAASSLAPVYLLLLAD from the coding sequence ATGGCTGCCACCGACGTGGAATTTTCGCGGTTCGCTCCGCGCGACACGGCGACCTACAAGCACATCGTGTTTAATACGTGCATGGACGTCTTCATCGACAGCAGCGGAAACTTTTTCGTGGCGGACTCCATGAACAGCCGCATCGTAAAGCTGTCTTCGGACGGCGCCGTGCTGGCCTCCTGGGGCAGCGAAGGTTCCGGCTCAGGGCAGTTCAACAGACCCGGTGGCGTCGTCGTCGACGCGACGGGTAACATCTATGTGGCCGACACCCGGAACCACCGCATCGTAAAGATGGCGTCGGACGGCACATTCATCACCACCTGGGGCAGCGAAGGCACCGCTTTGGGATATTTCCAATACCCGTACGGCCTGGCCCTGGACGGCGCCGGGAACATCTTCGTGGCGGACTCCTGGAACGGCCGCATCGTGAAGATGACCACGGCCGGCGCCGTTTTGGCCGCGTATGACGGCGCCGGCTCTCCGGGGGGAGCCTTCAAAAGCCCCCAAGACGTCGCCATCGGCAGCGACGGCAACGTCTATGTGGTGGACGGGAGTGCTCGCATCCTGGCCATGACGACGGCCGGGGCGTATGTCACGGAGTGGACCGACTTGGGCGCCGCCAGCAGCGCGATAGTCACGGAGGGGATCGCCTTCGACGGCGTCGGCAATGCCTACGTGACGGACTACTTCAACGCCAGGGTCGTGAAATTGGCCTCGGACGGGGCGTATGTGGCTTCCTGGGGAAGCTTCGGAAGCGACCCCCTGCAGTTCAAACAGCCCGAGGGAATCGCCTGCGATGCCAGCGGCAACGTCTGGGTGGCGGATTCGGTGAATGCTCGGCTGCAACAGCTCTCCTCGGCCGGAACCTACCTGGCCGCCTGGGGCAGCCATGACCCCGCCACCGGACATTTCAATTATCCTAGAGGAATCACCGCTCTCGCCGACGGAACCGTCTATGTGGCGGACACCCTAAACAACAGCATCGCCAAGCTGTCCTCGTCCGGAGCCATCCTGGATACCCTGGCCGCCGGGCAGTTCCATTCCCCATTCGGAGTGGCCCATGACGCCTCGGGCAACCTCTATGTGGCGGATAACCAAAACAACAGAATCGTCAAGCTGTCGCAAAGCGGTACCGTCCTGGCCACATGGGAATGCAGCGAGCCCGTGGGGGTTGCCCTGGACAGCGCGGGCAACATCTATGTGGCGGAGGCCATAAATTGCCGCATCGTGAAAATGTCGCCGAGCGGGACGTCTTTGGCGGTCTGGGGATTCTCCGGCAGCGGTTCCGGGCAGTTTTTCTATCCGCAAGGTGTGGCCGTGGACGATAGCGGCAACATCTACGTGGGGGATACAGGGAACGACCGCATCGTGAAACTGGCCTCAGACGGCAGCGTCCTGGCCACCTGGACCTCGACGAACCTCATCCACCATCCTGCCGGAGTAGCCCTGGACCAAAGCGGCAACATCTATGTCGCGAATATGGAAAGCTCCCGCGTGGTGAAGCTTTCGCCTTCCGGCGAGGTTCTGGAATCCTGGGGTACAACCGGAAGGGCAGATGGGCAGTTCGAAATGCCGGCCTCTCTTGCCTTCGGCCCTGAAGGGGAACTCTATGTGGTTGACGGAGAAAACAACACCGTTTTGGTCGCCCCGAACATCGTACAAACCGCCGCATCATCGCTTGCGCCGGTTTATTTGCTCTTGCTCGCCGATTAA